One Myotis daubentonii chromosome 12, mMyoDau2.1, whole genome shotgun sequence genomic region harbors:
- the LOC132213801 gene encoding splicing factor U2AF 35 kDa subunit-like, with product MAEYLASIFGTEKDKVNCSFYFKIGACRHGDRCSRLHNKPTFSQTIALLNVYLNPQNSSQSADGLRCAMSDVEMQEHYDEFFEEVFTEMEKYGEVEEMNVCDNLGDHLVGNVYVKFRREEDAEKAVIDLNNRWFNGQPIYAELSPVTDFREACCRQYEMGECTRGGFCNFMHLKPISRELRRELYGRRRKKHRSRSGSRSWSRKRRCRPRDRGRGAGGWEHDRKRSRDSERSVRF from the coding sequence ATGGCGGAGTATTTGGCCTCCATCTTCGGCACCGAGAAGGACAAAGTCAactgttcattttatttcaaaattggaGCATGTCGTCATGGAGACAGATGCTCTCGGTTGCACAATAAACCCACCTTTAGCCAGACCATTGCCCTCTTGAACGTTTATCTTAACCCTCAAAACTCTTCCCAGTCTGCTGATGGTTTGCGCTGTGCTATGAGCGATGTCGAGATGCAGGAACACTATGATGAGTTTTTTGAGGAGGTTTTCACAGAAATGGAGAAGTACGGCGAGGTGGAGGAGATGAATGTCTGCGATAACCTCGGAGATCACCTCGTTGGAAACGTGTATGTGAAGTTTCGCCGTGAAGAAGATGCGGAGAAAGCTGTGATTGATTTGAACAACCGCTGGTTCAACGGGCAGCCCATCTACGCTGAGCTTTCCCCCGTGACAGACTTCCGGGAAGCCTGTTGCCGCCAATATGAAATGGGAGAGTGTACACGAGGCGGCTTCTGCAACTTCATGCATCTGAAGCCCATTTCCAGAGAGCTGCGGCGGGAGCTGTATGGGCGCCGGCGCAAGAAGCACCGATCGAGGTCCGGGTCCCGGTCCTGGTCCCGGAAGCGTCGCTGTCGGCCTAGAGACCGTGGTCGTGGcgctgggggatgggagcatgacaGGAAGCGGTCAAGAGATAGTGAGAGATCTGTGCGATTCTGA